CTTAATGATTttcaaaaagtaaaaaaaattgtagtatattttaaagaaaaaagagTTAGAGACGTTTCAAGAAAAGTGGGAAAGAATAATGTATAGTATTTGACAAGAGTGGATCTCCTCTATAGATGGCAATTTTCCCAGGTTCAGGTACTGTGGGGAAAACCCGAAATGGTGCGGGTTTGGGGATTTTTTTTCAAACATCTAAGTAAATCAAGGGCATGTATGCATTTgttatttccattttcaaatttttctcgAGACCCTCGATAATAATATCATTACTACTACTAATAATTATGATTTTTTctgataattaaaaaaaaactcaatttCATAAAATTCAAATCTCGTTTACAATCCAACTCATCACCTAAATAACTAAGTGTTCATTTTTTTGTTCATTAAAATAATGATTtacaaaattttgaattttttaagttatatatatatatatatatatatatatatatatatgtaattgaATTATTGTATCAATATTTTTTAAGTAAATTTGAAGAATTTTTTGTTAATCCAACCGATATTTAAAACGGTGATGAGAATATTGATTTAATTCATATCAAGTCGAGGATGATGATGACAAATTTGGCTCACCTCGTTACCATTTCTATATTTTGTGAAGCGAGGATGATAAATAAGATTTAATGTCCGCGAAGTCAGAATGAGAATTTTCATGCCAATTAGATAAAACCGGGTATAAGGGTATGATGGAGACTTAATCCCCGTGGGTATTAAATGGGGAATTCCCGATTCGAAAAAATGAAGattaaataagagatatgtctcataaaattgactcgGAATATGATCTCATATGAGTTTTTGTGATTTGACTGATAACTCTAAATGAATTTAAGATTTAAAGAACACAAAAATTATGTAAGATTATTTTAtgaatcaattttatgagacatatctctattattttctgTTACATAAAATGCAAGGGAGAAACAGAAAGGTATACTAAAACCAATGAACTAGTATCGCGAACAAAACAGTTGCACAATGCTTAAAATAAagcaaaccgaggcctgtatgaaatacagtgtccttaaaacagattcgtacCCTCCGGGATGTGCTTCGAGGATGaacttggacgtctgtttcccaggatatAACGGAACAACTAGCAGTACCGTAGCACGAGGTACCACCACGGCGAACGGTCCAAAGGTGAGCTGAAACACCGAAGGTCTTGGtccataatttaaatttttcgaaaataaaaatagcAAAAGCCAGGTGAACCTTGGTGGGAAATTTTGCCTTGATCGGTCCGACATTCGACGCACCCAGGTCGCGCTCGTACGCTTGCACACAAGTCAAGCCTTTATCAGTGTGCGCGAGAGAGAGCCTCTTGACCAATCATTGTTACACCTCCATAAAGTGTAACACAATATAAACTCACCAATGCTATGTTCATTTTGCAATGTGGGACATTTCTCACTTGCCATCTACTAGGCCTTGCTAGCTTGTCCAATTTCCCATTCAAAGAACAAGCCCAATAAGCTTATATAAGTCCAACAATTTCTAcgtcaaaaatattactttttactcTAAATATGTACCAATCTTTCAATctcatggatatatatatatccatgaaacccgtgagaccatctcacacaagtttttgtctattcatatatatatatatatatatatatatatatatatatgaatagtGTGGTGGATATCATTCTAAAAAGAATTAGTCTTATGACATATATATATGAATAGTGTGGTGGATATCATTCTAAAAAGAATtagtcttatatatatatatatatacaataaacAACCGACCCAAATAATTCTGAACAGGCTGTGTGGCCTTTGTTGGTTCTCTTGGGTTCTTTTTCCCTATGCTCAAACTACGGTGACAAATAAATTAAACCATCAATAATTACTAtttattagttaattaataAACAGACAATTACTAGTGGATCATCTGTCtccattatatttaatttaatgcaGCCTTGGCttttaaaaacatttatttaatttttaagtatACTGCAGGCCGAATTAATATATTACCAAATGGAATGATAGGCTaacaaatataattatataataatttgcAAAAAGTCTCAATctcaattatttttaaattaacccaacattatttaattttttacgaTTCCATTGACTTCAACGATTTAAACCTGTTCATGCACTGTATGTAATTTGCGAAACTACTAGGCATATTCTCCATCTCTGACAacaagttaaaaataaaaaaagaaaaattgtataacccactttttaaattataaaaaatattaattatacaACGTTCAAAATCATTAACTTTATCTTGGcttattataaattttaattctgACTCCCAAGCGGAATCCCCCACACTTGCGACGACCAATTTTTATATAATGGAAACAGTTGTTTTGATATTTGGACATATTCAAGTGGAAAAATCAATGATTTCAAAGTTAATTGATCATTTGAAATCCATCTCTTTAGGTTGCACTATGAGAGATAAAATGATATtgcttataattttatttttttacgatAAAACAATGTATCATATCTTAAACTAGTGCATAACTTATTTATACATCAGTAATATAAAGTATAATGAATTTTAAATGACATTATTGTTGGCTGAAATTGAAATTTATCATAattaaggcaaaaatttgtgtgagacggtctcacgggtcgtatttgtgagacgggtttttttatttggatcacccatgaaaaaatattactttttatgctaagagtattactttttattgtgaatatgagtagggttgacccgtctcacagattatgatccatgAGACGGTGTCACATGAGACTCAATCCATAATTAATATGAAATACTACACAAAAAATATAAGTATTGGATTTGAAGTTTATGATCTTACTTGTATGAAATCTGatcaacaaaaatatatttgaaattcattagaGTTTTTGCTGAAAATCAAATTATAGTTTTTTCCGATTAAATGTTACGAAtaactcaaaaatattttagatGACATGAGAATTCGTAAAAACTATTTTTGGCGTGCAGTTAGATAATAAGTCGAATTAGATTAACCTTGTACGACAAGCTCGTTCTAAAATATGTTGGTATTAGAAATCGAATTCATGATTCATTTATTTCATCAACTCAGATACTATGATAACGAATAAGTCAAAATTATTAGCTACATGGTACATTATTTATAATTGAGTGCTTTATAGAATTACaaattacaataaaataaaattttaatattcttcCAGAATAATTATTTGCTCAACCGAACAGCCTCCCCTTGGGTTGATACGTCCTGCAACTCTGCAACAACGCACGACTTCACAACTACTATTCCAAAATCTACAACTATAAGTCATAAAATTCTCGatggaaagaaaaaaaaatgccTCTCCCCATTCCAAGCAACTCCGCAGGCGCGTGCCACGACCTCAAGATTCGGAAAATTCCAACCTTTTTCTTTTCGATCCCGACACACACCCAATTGCCAAAAACGAACAGTTTGCAAAGTTGAAAAATACACAACACAACGCGAGTTATTGTCGGCGAGAAACACAGATTTGCAGAAAGAGTCTCCGTAATATTTCTTAAATCTTGATTATATAAAGAGTTTCCAAATATTACTAGGAAGAAAAAGAAATGGATTTTTCGGATCAACGCCGGAAGAGAAAAAGAGTTTTCAGACAACCTTATCCGTCCTTCTACTGTCATTCGTACCTGTTGTCTGTAAGATTTATTGCGCTGTGCCTCGGTTCCCTCACGATTCTTTATCTTTTATTCAGTACCGTTCCCTTTAATGCTTCAGCTTTTCGCCCTGTTTTAGTGGTTTCGAGCTTATCTTTGTTGTCGTCTAGTAGTTCAAGAACTGTTGAGCCAGTTCAAAATTTTGATAGTTTCTTGTTTCCTTGGAATATAGAGGACATGGTTCTGTTCCCTGATCATATTTTATTGTTAGtgagtggtggaaagaaagttGGCTTGATGAAGAAGATGGGTGTTGAGGGATTGGAGTGTGTTCACTATCGTGAAATCGGAAGCGATTTTGCGGTGAAAAGGGTTATTTCTGTGGATGAATTTGATGGACTTCGGTCAATTGTGAGGTGCCCTCTTCCATCTATGAATATGAATTATTCAGCTTTGGTAACTTTGAGGGTAGGTGGTAATAATAATGGGGTTTTGGTTCATAATCAGACTCTGAATTCTTGGGAAAAAGTGGTTTATTCAGCTACTTTGGATGGGGATACAGTTGTCGTGTTTGTGAAAGGGTTGAAGTTGAGGGGAAATAGGGAGTCTGATCCAAGCCTATTTAGTTGTCATTTCGGGTTAGGGAAATGGGAAAGAAATGAGACGTTTACCCTCACAACGAAGGCTCTGAGTGCTGCTCAAGAAGTGGTGAGATGTCCGTTGCCACGTAGTGTTAGAAATAATCCTATCAAGGCTAACGGTATTCGAGTCACCATTGGAGTGACACCTTATGTCCGTGGGCGAGCTCACAGACAGCTAATTGTCCCATCCGTTGCCAAGATTACAAACTTTGGATCCGAGGGTAAGAAGAGAAAGGAGGGAAAGTACAAGCTTTGTGCGTGTACGATGGTGTGGAACCAAGCTTCATCCATACGTGAATGGATCATGTATCATTCTTGGCTTGGAGTGGAAAGATGGTTCATATATGATAACAACAGCGACGATGGTATCGATGAAGTTATTCAAGAACTCGATCGTGACAATTACAATGTAACTAGGCACGTATGGCCATGGATCAAGACTCAAGAAGCTGGATTCTCGAATTGTGCATTGCGAGCAAAAGACGAATGTAATTGGGTTTCTTTTATGGACGTAGATGAATACTTCTACTTCCCATACTCGAGGCCTAAGCACCAAAGATTCAAGAATCTTGGGTATGCTGGTCACCAATCTCTGCGCACATTAGTGGCAAATGTATCATCTACATCACCTACAATTGCAGAAATCAGGACATCTTGCCATAGTTTTGGGCCTTCTGGGTTGAGTTCACCGCCATCACAAGGTGTCACTGTAGGTTACACTTGCCGCCTTCAAAGTCCAGAGAGGCATAAATCCATCATCAGGCCAGATGCGCTACACGTAACGTTACTTAATGTGGTGCACCATTTTCGTTTAAAGAAGGGATTTAGATACCTGAATTTACCTCAGAGTACAGCCGTAGTAAACCACTACAAATACCAAGTGTGGGAGGTTTTCCGTTCGAAGTTTTACAGAAGAGTTGCTACTTACGTCGCCGACTGGCAAGAAAATCAGAAAGAAGGCTCGAGAGATAGAGCTCCCGGTTTGGGAACCGAGGCCATCGAACCGCCGGACTGGCCTCAGAAGTTTTGCGAAGTTTGGGACTTCGGGCTGCGGGATTTCGTTTTGTCGAATTTGGCTGATCTGTCGAGCGGTTTGCTGCCATGGGAGTCCCGTTATGCTTCCTACTGATTAAAGGCTTTGAAGTCTTGAAGATTTGTAAAGGATAAGATCTTAGTGAAATTATTCATTAATTTTTTGTCTGTAAAATTTGTCACATTTGTTATACACGTTTTGCTTTTTGTAGTAAAAAAAGGATAGAGAGGGCTATACGTTTCTCAGATTGGAAAACTTTAGAGAAACTAAACATCGTGTAATTTATGGTCTTGTGATTCTTGAATATAAGATTTAACTctcttttgtttgttgtcttTCTCCCTTTTATGGTCTTGTGATTCTTGAATATAGATTTAACTCTCTTTTGTTTTTTGTCTTTCTCCCTTAATTGATCTAATAAAAAGTATCAATTCCCCACATATACATCCCACGCATTACCCATGGTGAGTAAACGAAAGGACAAAAGACTTTTTGAGAACAAGGGAGAAGATTGAAAAATAACCCATTTTTGTTGAAAACCAGGAGTtagaatatttgaatgttgaaaataagagttgtaaatatttaaaattagtatgtgatgatatatttaattttggaTTATTTTCAAAGAAATTTTATAAACAGCTCTCTTAATTTGTGAAAAAAATCACAAatgagtagagagaaaattgTATGAAGTGtgtaatttaatatattttgcgagtttgaaatttttactttttatcgtaaattttttcttttaacatgttatcaGCACGATATTAGAATGTTTGGTTCTCCATATTTTTCAAATCTCCAAAACACAAGAAAAATGTAATAATATTCAAaagtaagaatatttattttactgtttatttatttttattgtatatatatttaatataaaatattatgttattatataaaagaagtctatgacacctcattataataacgTGATTTGATTATATCATTACACtgcttatataattttattgtatatatatttgaataataccatgttattatataaaatgagtttatgacatctcattatattaatataataatgtgATGTGATTATTTCACCAGTGAGACCGTTCACATGAATTTTTTATGTATGTTAAACTACTGATGTGTACATGTTTCGattagttaaaaaaaaaactaggttaaattgggaaaaaattacataaaatttaTGGTTGAGTCAGATAAAATAGTAAGTCTCATATGAGagagtctcacgaatctttatctcttAGACGAGTCAACACTATCgatattcatctcacaaaatacgattcgtgagatcgtctcacacaagtttttgtcacgATAAAATAAAAGACTAAATCGGGAATTATTCCTTATTCATTTTAACATTCGAATTAACGGGGACCAAATCCAAAAACAAACGAAAAATAAATGACAATTGGAGACGATTAGAAAATGAAAGAATAAATCGGGAATATGGCAAATAACGAGATTactaattataaaatatatgcATATACTTTAATGGCAGAAAGAAGAAACAATATGGGGGCGAAAAAACACAATAAAGAAAACCATTGGGTTTGATAAAAACTATTCGAGAAAAAGCAGAGATCTGCGATTTCTATCGCGGGACTAAGCGGAGAGGAGAGGAATTCACGGGCGAAAATGCTTCGTTCAAATCAATCCCCAGCAATTTGGACTTTCCTACTCTTCTTCATGTTAATATGTTCTTTCAATCATCATTCTCTAATATGTTCTTTCACTCATCATTCTCTAGCTCACGATTCGTAAGTTTATTCAATTTCCTTTGCTGGAACCTTTGCAGTTTGGATCTGTATGGAGTATGTACTTTTGAATTTATATGTTTTCCTTTGTTCTTGGAGTGAAATTTTTGCATATCTACAGTGAAAGAAGGGTTCTTAAGAGAAGGACTCTAATGGGTATTAAAGAGACACCAGCTGGAGGAAACGTCACGTTTGATTGCTCTCCTTCTGGTCCTTGCATTCCCTGCTCTCGCTCCGAAAAGGTCTCGGTCCCTGTTTCATTTTAGTTTCCGGGTATTTGATAGCCAAAACTATTAGGTTGACGCCGACGATTATTCGGCACCGATAAAATCCAAAACAACGATCATAAGAAGTCGTTCACGAGAAAGAAAAACTTTATGGTCTTCTATGCACATGCTGTCATCTTTAGTCGGGTTTACTGACCTTTATTAATAAATCTAGAGTTTGATTTAACATTCTAGTTTTATCAGGCAGTCTTATCTTTAAGCGGAGAATAATATGATAGATTTTAAAAGAGCTAGATGGGCAGATAATTACTAGCATCAGCCCTAAATTATGATATGAAGTTCTGGTAAATTAGTTAAAGGGAGTAAAAGTGGCATTAATTTGTAATTAGAACTTAGAAATCATTGTTATTTTTAGTTAACATAGGCTTCTTCACTGTGCATTTTGGTTTGTATGTCAGTTCCTGGAAATCAAATATATGTTTTTAGCTTGTCTAATCCTTTGGCGGTTGAGAACTTGTTATGCGTacggattttttttttgtccaaGTAATCTATTCTTTTTGGTGTAATGAGTGGCCGCGTCTTGTGAACTCTACCAGATTCAGCAATTTGGTGCTCTGTTTCACCATTATTTTCGTTATCTGTGGCAATCCTTTTCCAATTCAACAAACAAAGGCCAAGGATTTTCAAATTTACTTAATTTAGTGCATCCATGGTTTGAGTAGAAAATCTTTGAAGGAAAGTAGTTTTAGCTGCTCAACTATAGTTACATGGTATTTAGCAGAAGTTAGCCTGGTGGACTAAAAATTGCTTAAAGTTGGAGTCTGCTAATGATTGTGCTATTCTTTGAAAAATTAGACAAAACTTGCATTTGATATTATGTAGTACTTTAAAGTTCATAGTCATTCATATATTTGTATCTAAAATATTCAAGAGCTCATGGAACCTATGCTGCTTTTTCCGTAGAGGGATGAAAGTTTTCGTTGCGGTGAAACTGGTTATCGTATTCGTTTGAAATGTGTTCCAGTTGGATCTGGTTCAGAAGATTTAAAAAGCCTCAAAGAAAAAATGACTCAATCTGCTCTTGAGAGTGCAGATTTGCCTGTAAATGATGGACAAAGAAGAACATTACTGAGTGATAAAGCAAAATCAGAAAGTGTATCAGGTGCCCATGTCACTTATAGAAGCTGCATACCTGCAGTAAGTGAAGAAAAATTATCCGTTCTTGGCTTTGAGGTAAATTGATACTGCTTACATATGTGCACGTTCCTGAAAAAATGGaaatttatatgtatatatttgatatttatCAAGGTGACCAGATTTAAAATTCTCTCTTTTATCTATAGTTATTTTGGCAATCTTTGATGAGTTATACAAGATGAAGCTCTAGgatttgaagatttcaaataatGAATATTTATGCATGGGATGTGTAGAAGATGGTAACCATGTGAGTTATCTTTAAGAGACCAGTATAATACACCCTAAAGAATGGATTG
This genomic interval from Primulina eburnea isolate SZY01 chromosome 16, ASM2296580v1, whole genome shotgun sequence contains the following:
- the LOC140816610 gene encoding glycosyltransferase family 92 protein RCOM_0530710-like; its protein translation is MDFSDQRRKRKRVFRQPYPSFYCHSYLLSVRFIALCLGSLTILYLLFSTVPFNASAFRPVLVVSSLSLLSSSSSRTVEPVQNFDSFLFPWNIEDMVLFPDHILLLVSGGKKVGLMKKMGVEGLECVHYREIGSDFAVKRVISVDEFDGLRSIVRCPLPSMNMNYSALVTLRVGGNNNGVLVHNQTLNSWEKVVYSATLDGDTVVVFVKGLKLRGNRESDPSLFSCHFGLGKWERNETFTLTTKALSAAQEVVRCPLPRSVRNNPIKANGIRVTIGVTPYVRGRAHRQLIVPSVAKITNFGSEGKKRKEGKYKLCACTMVWNQASSIREWIMYHSWLGVERWFIYDNNSDDGIDEVIQELDRDNYNVTRHVWPWIKTQEAGFSNCALRAKDECNWVSFMDVDEYFYFPYSRPKHQRFKNLGYAGHQSLRTLVANVSSTSPTIAEIRTSCHSFGPSGLSSPPSQGVTVGYTCRLQSPERHKSIIRPDALHVTLLNVVHHFRLKKGFRYLNLPQSTAVVNHYKYQVWEVFRSKFYRRVATYVADWQENQKEGSRDRAPGLGTEAIEPPDWPQKFCEVWDFGLRDFVLSNLADLSSGLLPWESRYASY
- the LOC140817203 gene encoding uncharacterized protein, which translates into the protein MLRSNQSPAIWTFLLFFMLICSFNHHSLICSFTHHSLAHDSERRVLKRRTLMGIKETPAGGNVTFDCSPSGPCIPCSRSEKRDESFRCGETGYRIRLKCVPVGSGSEDLKSLKEKMTQSALESADLPVNDGQRRTLLSDKAKSESVSGAHVTYRSCIPAVSEEKLSVLGFEALMISLLLSSGSFIYFRRKRSAATAAVGLVRLPTSSRF